The nucleotide sequence TTATCATGAGCCATTCTTGCTCCAATGGTTTGTGAAAACAAAAAATGAAGTAAGCCAACGAATCCCGATTCTATCGGGATTTTTCACGGATTCACGTGTCGTGGCGCAAAGCGGTGAGCAAGGGGCAGTTCGGATTCTGGTAAGCATGCGGGAGTAACTCAGGTGGTAGAGTCACAGCCTTCCAAGCTGTTGGTCGCGGGTTCAAGTCCCGTCTCCCGCTCTCGCACGATTGGCTCACGTAGCTCAGTCGGTAGAGCACTTCCTTGGTAAGGAAGAGGTCACCGGTTCAATCCCGGTCGTGAGCTCTTGAACAAATTTGGCATGAATATTACAAAAAGGCGTGAAGAGTCGTGAGAGAAAACATTACTCTGGAATGCGGCACGTGCAAGCGCCGAAACTATGCGATGACGAAAAATAAGAAAACGCATACGGCGCGCGCAGAATTCAAAAAGTTTTGCCGGTTCTGCAACAAACATACGATGCACAAAGAATCGCGTTAAGTGTGCTCAGTAGGCCTGTAGCTCAACTGGCTAGAGCGCCGGTCTCCAAAACCGGAGGCTGGGGGTTCGATTCCCTCCAG is from Cytophagia bacterium CHB2 and encodes:
- the rpmG gene encoding 50S ribosomal protein L33, with the translated sequence MRENITLECGTCKRRNYAMTKNKKTHTARAEFKKFCRFCNKHTMHKESR